One region of Streptomyces capillispiralis genomic DNA includes:
- a CDS encoding TAXI family TRAP transporter solute-binding subunit, with product MTRHGGTAPRAAEGAVGRRTALRAAVGSAGAVALGAVLAGDASRQDPGPSGVLRLATGEPTAFYAAFGRLLAAEVERAHPRLSCRIRTTAGSIANIELLRDGHADLALVLTDTARAAQGTGLFPRPVPLRAIGRLYETYLQFAVRADSPVRTVSDLAGHEVSLGAVGSGAALLGERILHAAGLSPGTDVPVRHLRLADAAGAVRNGTVEGLLVAGGVPLPTLTDLDTDPGLRFLPLAGLLPRLGGHDGLAGSGLEEVPFPQGAYRGAGGVATIGVSNLLVCRPGLPPAVADALTRLLVLRAGALVPENAVGAQFLDVRSLIGTGSIPLHPGAVSAYRSLHG from the coding sequence ATGACCCGGCACGGCGGTACGGCCCCGCGCGCCGCCGAGGGCGCAGTGGGCCGCCGTACCGCCCTGCGGGCCGCCGTCGGCTCGGCGGGCGCCGTCGCCCTCGGGGCCGTCCTCGCCGGGGACGCCTCACGCCAGGACCCCGGACCGAGCGGCGTCCTGCGCCTCGCCACGGGCGAGCCCACGGCGTTCTACGCGGCCTTCGGCCGCCTCCTCGCCGCCGAGGTCGAACGCGCCCACCCCCGCCTCAGCTGCCGCATCCGCACCACCGCCGGCAGCATCGCCAACATCGAGCTGCTGCGCGACGGCCACGCCGACCTCGCGCTCGTCCTCACCGACACCGCGCGGGCCGCCCAGGGCACCGGCCTCTTCCCGCGCCCGGTGCCCCTGCGGGCGATCGGCCGGCTCTACGAGACCTACCTCCAGTTCGCCGTCCGCGCCGACTCCCCCGTGCGGACCGTGTCCGACCTGGCCGGACACGAGGTGTCGCTCGGCGCCGTCGGCTCGGGCGCGGCCCTCCTCGGCGAACGGATCCTCCACGCCGCGGGCCTGTCGCCGGGCACCGACGTCCCCGTACGCCATCTGCGGCTGGCCGACGCCGCCGGCGCCGTACGGAACGGAACCGTCGAGGGCCTCCTCGTGGCGGGAGGCGTACCGCTGCCCACCCTCACGGACCTCGACACCGACCCCGGCCTGCGGTTCCTGCCGCTGGCCGGGCTGCTGCCCCGGCTCGGCGGCCACGACGGCCTGGCCGGCTCGGGCCTGGAGGAGGTGCCGTTCCCGCAGGGCGCCTACCGGGGTGCGGGCGGCGTCGCCACCATCGGCGTGTCCAACCTGCTGGTGTGCCGCCCGGGTCTGCCCCCGGCCGTCGCCGACGCGCTGACCCGCCTGCTGGTCCTGCGCGCCGGCGCCCTCGTCCCCGAGAACGCCGTCGGCGCCCAGTTCCTCGACGTCCGCAGCCTCATCGGCACGGGCAGCATCCCCCTGCACCCGGGCGCGGTGTCGGCGTACCGCTCGCTGCACGGCTGA
- a CDS encoding DUF1761 domain-containing protein yields the protein MFSVLADIVWPAVAIAAVASFLLAGVWFAVVIAKPYAVALGREGAPAPAPTVVTTAGPLVCLLLTVLTSAVLVEALDINGMGDAVVFGLLVGVGYLGAMTFQIAINPNFPRPLYYGVLNAPFFVVTSVLTSVVLVAMR from the coding sequence GTGTTCTCCGTTCTCGCCGACATCGTCTGGCCCGCCGTCGCGATCGCGGCCGTCGCCTCGTTCCTGCTCGCCGGGGTGTGGTTCGCGGTCGTGATCGCCAAGCCGTACGCCGTGGCCCTGGGCCGCGAGGGCGCGCCGGCGCCCGCGCCGACGGTGGTCACCACGGCGGGTCCGCTGGTGTGCCTCCTTCTGACCGTCCTGACCAGCGCGGTGCTCGTGGAGGCGCTCGACATCAACGGTATGGGGGACGCCGTGGTGTTCGGGCTTCTCGTCGGCGTCGGTTACCTCGGTGCGATGACCTTCCAGATCGCCATCAACCCGAACTTCCCGCGTCCCCTCTACTACGGCGTCCTCAACGCGCCGTTCTTCGTGGTGACGAGCGTGCTCACGAGCGTCGTCCTGGTCGCGATGCGGTAG
- a CDS encoding DUF6584 family protein, translating into MSLINTLARVDADLAAGRVPVARQRLRGLVSSYPGDLALRRRLAEVYRLYGEPAEAGRWMYLEEDRDADETAAFEARYRTPQRRMRALAWRGPESRAGSAFAARQLAAVRTACSDALGRPVDWDAVPSPRDDEPGAGEGRFAGWAVGCGCLVVALAMLGIWVNGLVALFD; encoded by the coding sequence ATGTCCCTGATCAACACGCTCGCCCGGGTGGACGCGGATCTGGCCGCCGGGCGCGTCCCCGTCGCGCGCCAGCGGCTGCGCGGGCTGGTCTCCTCCTACCCCGGCGACCTGGCGCTGCGCCGCCGTCTGGCCGAGGTGTACCGGCTGTACGGCGAGCCCGCCGAAGCGGGGCGCTGGATGTACCTGGAGGAGGACCGGGACGCCGACGAGACCGCTGCCTTCGAAGCGAGGTACCGGACTCCTCAGCGGCGCATGAGGGCGCTCGCCTGGCGTGGTCCCGAGTCCCGGGCCGGTTCCGCGTTCGCCGCGCGGCAGCTGGCGGCCGTACGGACCGCCTGTTCCGACGCCCTGGGGCGCCCGGTCGACTGGGACGCGGTGCCGTCTCCGCGCGACGACGAACCGGGCGCCGGGGAGGGCAGGTTCGCCGGGTGGGCGGTCGGGTGCGGATGTCTGGTGGTGGCGTTGGCGATGCTCGGGATCTGGGTGAACGGGCTCGTCGCCCTGTTCGACTGA
- a CDS encoding VOC family protein, whose product MSSIRKFQVTFDCADPERVARFWCEVLGYVVPPPPEGFATWDAFDRSLPPERRGAAFACGDPSGVGPRLFFQRVPEGKVVKNRVHLDVRAGTGLVGEERLATLRAESERLIALGATLVQVLVADEYNESCIVMQDVEGNEFCLD is encoded by the coding sequence ATGTCTTCGATCAGGAAGTTCCAGGTCACCTTCGACTGCGCGGACCCTGAGCGCGTCGCCCGCTTCTGGTGCGAGGTGTTGGGGTACGTCGTACCGCCGCCGCCGGAGGGGTTCGCCACGTGGGACGCGTTCGATCGTTCGCTGCCGCCGGAGCGGCGGGGTGCGGCGTTCGCCTGCGGTGATCCCTCGGGTGTGGGACCGCGGCTGTTCTTCCAGCGGGTTCCCGAGGGCAAGGTCGTCAAGAACCGGGTCCATCTCGACGTGCGGGCCGGTACCGGGCTGGTGGGTGAGGAGCGCCTGGCCACGCTCCGCGCCGAGTCCGAGCGGCTGATCGCGCTCGGCGCGACGCTCGTGCAGGTGCTGGTGGCCGATGAGTACAACGAGTCGTGCATCGTGATGCAGGACGTCGAGGGCAACGAGTTCTGCCTCGATTGA
- a CDS encoding HAD domain-containing protein, whose protein sequence is MTSATERPFLFLDVDGPLIPFGLSSGRPQAAATDASGNPLLTRLDPGLGSRLTALGCHLVWATTWMEEANEIVSPRIGLPRLPLVEWPATHADEGPRGLHWKTRHLVEWANGRSFIWVDDEIDAMDRLWVDASHSGPSLLHRVDPAKGLTDADFTALADWLRLVIPR, encoded by the coding sequence GTGACGAGCGCGACGGAGCGTCCCTTCCTTTTCCTCGACGTTGACGGTCCACTGATCCCGTTCGGGCTGTCGTCCGGTCGTCCTCAGGCCGCTGCCACGGACGCCTCGGGAAACCCGCTGCTGACGCGACTCGACCCTGGGCTCGGATCTCGCCTCACAGCCCTGGGATGCCATCTCGTGTGGGCCACGACCTGGATGGAGGAGGCGAACGAGATCGTCTCCCCACGCATCGGACTGCCCAGGCTGCCCCTGGTGGAGTGGCCGGCCACTCACGCCGACGAGGGCCCGCGTGGCCTGCACTGGAAAACCCGACACCTCGTCGAGTGGGCCAATGGCCGATCGTTCATCTGGGTCGACGACGAGATCGATGCCATGGATCGTCTGTGGGTCGATGCCAGTCATTCCGGGCCGTCACTGCTTCACCGCGTCGACCCGGCCAAGGGCCTCACGGACGCCGACTTCACCGCGCTCGCCGACTGGCTCCGACTCGTCATACCGAGATGA